From the Aquirufa lenticrescens genome, the window GACTTTGTTTGGAAATTTTCATGATCAATCCAACGGATTTTCTCAACTTCCTTATTACGAAGTACGGGCTGCTGAATCTCGATTTGACGGCAGTGTGTCGGACTTTCTTCTAATAAATTGGATAAACCACCTATATCTGATAATAGCGACATCACCATACGCTCGCGAATCGGGTCAATCGGCGGATTCGTTACCTGCGCAAATAATTGTTTGAAATACGAAGACAAATGTTGAGCCTTTTCAGATAAAACGGCTAATGGCGTATCAATACCCATTGAACCTAAAGCTTCCTTACCTGTTTCAGCCATTTGCGCTAATACAACGCGGATATCTTCCGTTGTAAAACCAAAGATTTGTTGTCTAGAAACTAATTCAATAGCTTTAGGTTGTCTATATTCAGAACCTGCCTCTGGAAGATCTTCTACTCTGATTTTATTCTTCAAAAGCCATTCCCCATACGGTTGTTGTTGGCAGATTTTCTCTTTGAGTTCTTCGTCTGGGATAATACGACCTTGCTCCATATCCACCACAAACATTTTACCTGGTTGTAAACGACCTTTAGAAACAATGGTAGCAGGATCTAAATCCAATACCCCTGCTTCAGAAGCCATAATTACGTGGTCATCAGAAGTCACCCAATAACGAGATGGACGTAAACCATTTCTATCAAGCGTAGCTCCGATCATTTTTCCATCCGTGAAGGAGATACTTGCAGGACCATCCCAAGGTTCCATCATGGCAGCATGGTACTCATAAAAATCCTTTTTGTATTTCTCCATGCTCTCATTGCCATCCCAAGCTTCTGGGATTAACATCATCATGACATGAGGTAACGAGCGACCTGTTAAATACAATAACTCAATGGCGTTATCTAAAATAGCTGAATCAGATTGTCCTAAGCTACAAACAGGAAGAATCATATCTAATTCTTCTTGTGTAAAGTATTTGCTTGAGAATAAAGCAGATTGCGCTTGCATCCATGATGAATTACCTTTTACCGTATTGATCTCTCCGTTGTGTGCTATAAAGCGGAACGGTTGAGCTAATTTCCATTCTGGGAATGTATTCGTCGAGAAACGCGAGTGTACTATGGCCAAAGCCGAAGTAAAATTCTCCTGGAATAAATCTAAGAAATAGCCTGGAACCTGCATTGTCGTTAACATACCCTTATAAATGATGGTACGACACGATAAAGAAGCGAAGTAAAACTTATTGTTTAATCCAGCAATGGTTTCGTTTAATAACTTAGAAACATATTGTCTAAAAACATATAGTTTACGCTCAAAATCAATTTCTGATGCACAATCGGCGGGTCTTTCAATAAATAATTGTTGAATTGACGGCTCTGCATTACCTGAATCAGCCCCTGTTATTTCCGAATTATCAACAGGCACTATTCTATAACCTAAGACTCGTAATCCTAATTTCTTAGTCTTACGCTCAATAACTTCTTTACATTCTTTGATTAACGTTTCGTCTTTAGGGAAAAATACCATACCTACCCCATAATTACCTAAGGAAGGTAAAGAGAAACCTAATGAGCTAGTTTCTTCTAGAAAAAATTCATGAGGTAGTTGAACAAGGACACCCGCGCCGTCACCTGAGTTAGGATCACATCCGCAAGCCCCTCTGTGATCCATGCGGATCAACATTTTAATTGAATCCTGAACAATGCGATGGGATTTTATACCTTTTAGACTGGCAACAAAGCCAATTCCACACGCATCATGTTCAAATTCTTTTCTGTACAAACCTACTTCATTCGGATTTCTCATAGGAAACTATAAATATTCTAATAATAATGATAACAAATTGAAAATAGCTAAGTGTGTTCAAAAAGCTATTTCAGGTAGATAATATACCTAATTTCAAATTTAATTAAAAATAAATTTGGCAAAACGATCTAAAGACAAAATATTCTTCTGAATTCAAAATATCAGAAATGCAAAACAAAAAATCTTGGTAAAATGCTATTCTAGTCGTAATCCTCTCCGTATGAATCTCCAAATTCGCTTTCTCCTTCCGTATCATCCTCATCTTGGAACTCATTTTCTAAGTCATTCAAGTAGATCGCATCGACTCCTTCTTGCACCGTATTAAGTAAGGTTAGATTCTCAATTTTCGCAGCATCTAATCTTTCAGCAATAGGTTCGTTTTTTGTAACGACTACAAATAAACCTCCTTCATTTGTACATATCTTAGTGCCTTTTCGGATAGCAGATACACCGTATCCATCTAGATCTGCTGTTTTAGAGAGATTAAGGATAATATTGGCATAGTCTTTCTTAAATAAAAGACGAATAGCATTTTCTAATTCCTCTGAATTTGTGGCCGATAATTGTTCAGCTTTCCAATCAATAACGGCATAACTCTCGTTTTGTTCGAGTTGAAATGAATTTACGTTAGACATTTTTTAAATACTGTATGGTGTTAGTGTAAATACGATTAGTTAAATCTTCTTGGGGTTCTTTTTTAAAGGTAAGACCTGTAATTTCTTCGAACAATAAAATGTAGCGTTCTGAAATTTGTTGTACAAATTCATCAGTAATTGTGGGGATGCTTTGCCCCTCTTTCCCCTGAAAACCATTGGCTATCAGCCATTCCCTAACAAATTCCTTAGATAATTGCTTTTGAGCTAATCCTTTTGCGAACAATTCTGCATAAGGTTCTTTATAGAAATAACGAGAGGAATCTGGTGTGTGAATTTCATCCATTAACATGACCTTCCCATTATACAAGCCAAATTCATACTTGGTATCCACTAAAATTAAATTCTTCTCTGAGGCCATCTCCTGTCCTCTTTGAAACAATTGATGTGTAATAGCACATAATTCATTCATATGTTCTTTAGAGACAATACCTTGTTGAATGATTGCTTCTACAGAAATATCTTCATCGTGACCCTCGCTAGCTTTTGTAGTGGGTGTAATTATTGGAGAAGGTAATTGTTGATTTTCTACTAGACCATCCGGTAAAGTTACCCCACAAACCTCACGTTTTCCTGATTTATATTCTCTCCAAAGATGACCTACCAAATACCCTCTAATGACCATTTCAATGGCAAATGGTTCGCATTTTAAACCAAATGCAGCATTAGGATCTGGTGTTGCTAATAGCCAATTCGGTACAATATCTGCCGTTTTCTGTAAAAAATAACTAGCAATTTGGTTTAACACCTGACCTTTATAAGGTAT encodes:
- a CDS encoding STAS domain-containing protein, giving the protein MSNVNSFQLEQNESYAVIDWKAEQLSATNSEELENAIRLLFKKDYANIILNLSKTADLDGYGVSAIRKGTKICTNEGGLFVVVTKNEPIAERLDAAKIENLTLLNTVQEGVDAIYLNDLENEFQDEDDTEGESEFGDSYGEDYD
- a CDS encoding phosphoribosylaminoimidazolesuccinocarboxamide synthase, which encodes MNPAPYQFPNQTSFYKGKVRDVYGIGDHLLMITSDRISAFDVVLPKLIPYKGQVLNQIASYFLQKTADIVPNWLLATPDPNAAFGLKCEPFAIEMVIRGYLVGHLWREYKSGKREVCGVTLPDGLVENQQLPSPIITPTTKASEGHDEDISVEAIIQQGIVSKEHMNELCAITHQLFQRGQEMASEKNLILVDTKYEFGLYNGKVMLMDEIHTPDSSRYFYKEPYAELFAKGLAQKQLSKEFVREWLIANGFQGKEGQSIPTITDEFVQQISERYILLFEEITGLTFKKEPQEDLTNRIYTNTIQYLKNV